A genomic stretch from Lathyrus oleraceus cultivar Zhongwan6 chromosome 2, CAAS_Psat_ZW6_1.0, whole genome shotgun sequence includes:
- the LOC127122598 gene encoding uncharacterized protein LOC127122598, translating to MEVVERQNGGVFFLYGYGGTCKTFMWNTLDAELRSKRKIVLLVASTEIAKSSICNIDKKDELVELLKLTYLIIWDEAPMANKFFFEVLGKSLKDIMCEIPQASKNLFGGKVVVFNGDFRQILPIVPRGCRFDIVHATINAYHIWDQCKVLRITKNMCLQSGVSTYNKDEVCIFSE from the exons ATGGAAGTAGTAGAAAGACAAAATGGTGGAGTGTTTTTTTTATATGGCTATGGTGGAACATGTAAAACATTTATGTGGAACACTTTGGATGCGGAACTTCGTTCTAAAAGGAAAATTGTCTTGCTTGTTGCCTCAACTGAGATTGCAA AATCTTCAATTTGCAACATTGACAAAAAAGATGAACTTGTTGAGCTTTTAAAGTTGACATATCTTATTATATGGGATGAGGCTCCAATGGCTAACAAGTTTTTCTTTGAGGTTCTTGGTAAATCTTTGAAAGACATTATGTGTGAAATTCCTCAAGCTTCTAAGAACCTGTTTGGAGGCAAAGTAGTagtttttaatggtgattttAGACAAATTCTTCCCATTGTCCCAAGAGGTTGTAGATTTGATATTGTTCATGCAACAATCAATGCTTATCATATTTGGGATCAGTGCAAAGTCCTCAGGATTACAAAAAATATGTGCCTTCAAAGTGGTGTAAGTACTTATAACAAAGATGAAGTCTGCATATTTTCAGAGTGA